A stretch of the Aegilops tauschii subsp. strangulata cultivar AL8/78 chromosome 4, Aet v6.0, whole genome shotgun sequence genome encodes the following:
- the LOC141021293 gene encoding uncharacterized protein isoform X2 encodes MGTPHSKPTEQTTSSHVPPGPMEGTNVDDSNEGIIPVADDVDKIYPRSPGVHITPSERMIFETDGDSTYDTPGPMEGTNVDDSNEGVIHVADNVHKIYPSSPGVHITPSEWMILEQTDCERTYVHQPSHLITDSLPDLSNLTKELASMQRDNEEKRPQNVPRHPLSDITNAYQPSSMDLDEKRELIKARRRAAYQKKKEEPIVKQQDENLSALTISDVQNVTLSPLGDIANGCQPTSVDLDEKKEQINARRRAAYRKKKEEATFKQQDGNLSSLTISDMQNVPLLPLGDITNGCQPTSVDLDEKKEQIKARRRAAYRKKKEEAASKQQDENLAALTKSDIQNVPLLPLGDITNGCQPTSVDLDEKKEQIKARRRAAYRKKKEEAATKQQDENLPALTKSANPTTSSYTSWSYDDAPLPPSTASGVIHDKKQARRQNDKERKRNLRLRDGQREQENAQRRADYRKNVDNGTIDLQQKNQNQREWRMQHRESMTSDEKGESSAQRKAKYAAKKNTLCAESIAMPRPDLTSTMSDSHAAPDFRSTSVCLDGGPAMSMPTYPVGTDGKNWVLSLFYKNFQLYRLFLTISMNRHHAGGSCSYRQGSPHIHS; translated from the exons ATGGGGACTCCACACAGCAAGCCAACGGAACAGACGACCTCATCACATGTACCTCCAG GCCCGATGGAGGGGACAAATGTTGACGACTCTAACGAAGGGATTATACCCGTAGCCGACGATGTTGACAAAATTTACCCACGTAGTCCAG GAGTCCATATTACTCCCTCGGAACGGATGATATTTGAGACCGATGGTGATAGCACATATGATACACCAG GCCCGATGGAGGGGACAAATGTTGACGACTCTAACGAAGGGGTTATACATGTAGCCGACAATGTTCACAAGATTTACCCAAGTAGTCCAG GAGTCCATATTACTCCCTCGGAATGGATGATACTTGAACAGACCGATTGTGAAAGGACATATGTTCATCAACCTTCCCATCTGATTACGG ATTCGTTGCCAGATCTCAGTAATCTGACAAAAGAACTAGCTAGCATGCAACGTGATAACGAGGAAAAGAGGCCGCAGAATGTTCCACGCCATCCTCTCAGTGATATCACTAATGCTTATCAACCATCCTCTATGGACCTTGACGAAAAAAGAGAGCTGATAAAAGCTCGGAGGCGAGCTGCTTatcaaaagaaaaaagaagagcCTATCGTCAAGCAACAAGATGAAAATCTGTCTGCCCTTACGATATCAG ATGTGCAAAATGTTACCCTGTCCCCTCTCGGTGATATCGCTAATGGGTGTCAACCTACCTCGGTGGACCTTGACGAGAAAAAAGAGCAAATAAATGCTCGGAGGCGAGCTGCTTAtcgaaagaagaaagaggaggcTACCTTCAAGCAACAAGATGGAAATTTGTCTTCCCTTACGATATCAG ATATGCAAAATGTACCCCTGTTACCTCTCGGTGATATCACTAATGGGTGTCAACCAACCTCGGTGGACCTTGACGAGAAAAAAGAGCAAATAAAGGCTCGGAGGCGAGCTGCTTATCGAAAGAAAAAAGAGGAGGCAGCCAGCAAGCAACAAGATGAAAATCTGGCTGCCCTTACGAAATCAG ATATCCAAAATGTTCCCCTGTTACCTCTCGGTGATATCACTAATGGGTGTCAACCAACCTCGGTGGACCTTGATGAGAAAAAAGAGCAAATAAAGGCTCGGAGGCGAGCTGCTTATCGAAAGAAAAAAGAGGAGGCAGCCACCAAGCAACAAGATGAAAATCTGCCTGCCCTTACGAAATCAG CCAACCCAACAACGTCTAGCTATACATCATGGTCATATGATGATGCCCCATTGCCTCCTTCAACTGCATCTGGTGTCATTCATGATAAAAAACAAGCTAGGCGTCAAAATGATAAAGAACGCAAGCGTAACTTAAGGTTAAGGGACGGGCAAAGGGAGCAGGAAAATGCGCAGAGGCGAGCAGATTATCGGAAGAATGTGGATAACGGAACGATCGATCTTCAACAAAAAAATCAAAATCAAAGAGAATGGCGCATGCAACACCGAGAAAGCATGACTTCTGATGAGAAGGGCGAGTCGAGTGCTCAGAGAAAGGCAAAGTATGCTGCAAAGAAAAACACTCTGTGTGCTGAATCGATCGCAATGCCGCGTCCAGATCTAACTAGCACAATGTCTGACTCTCACGCAGCACCTGACTTTCGGTCCACATCTGTGTGTCTAGATGGGGGCCCTGCAATGAGTATGCCGACGTACCCTGTCGGTACCGACGGTAAGAATTGGGTACTGTCACTCTTCTACAAAAATTTTCAGTTGTACCGTCTCTTTCTTACCATCTCAATGAATAGGCATCATGCGGGAGGATCGTGCTCCTACCGTCAAGGCAGCCCCCACATACATTCGTAA
- the LOC141021293 gene encoding uncharacterized protein isoform X1 gives MGTPHSKPTEQTTSSHVPPGPMEGTNVDDSNEGIIPVADDVDKIYPRSPGVHITPSERMIFETDGDSTYDTPGPMEGTNVDDSNEGVIHVADNVHKIYPSSPGVHITPSEWMILEQTDCERTYVHQPSHLITDNHPISFLYTVDSLPDLSNLTKELASMQRDNEEKRPQNVPRHPLSDITNAYQPSSMDLDEKRELIKARRRAAYQKKKEEPIVKQQDENLSALTISDVQNVTLSPLGDIANGCQPTSVDLDEKKEQINARRRAAYRKKKEEATFKQQDGNLSSLTISDMQNVPLLPLGDITNGCQPTSVDLDEKKEQIKARRRAAYRKKKEEAASKQQDENLAALTKSDIQNVPLLPLGDITNGCQPTSVDLDEKKEQIKARRRAAYRKKKEEAATKQQDENLPALTKSANPTTSSYTSWSYDDAPLPPSTASGVIHDKKQARRQNDKERKRNLRLRDGQREQENAQRRADYRKNVDNGTIDLQQKNQNQREWRMQHRESMTSDEKGESSAQRKAKYAAKKNTLCAESIAMPRPDLTSTMSDSHAAPDFRSTSVCLDGGPAMSMPTYPVGTDGKNWVLSLFYKNFQLYRLFLTISMNRHHAGGSCSYRQGSPHIHS, from the exons ATGGGGACTCCACACAGCAAGCCAACGGAACAGACGACCTCATCACATGTACCTCCAG GCCCGATGGAGGGGACAAATGTTGACGACTCTAACGAAGGGATTATACCCGTAGCCGACGATGTTGACAAAATTTACCCACGTAGTCCAG GAGTCCATATTACTCCCTCGGAACGGATGATATTTGAGACCGATGGTGATAGCACATATGATACACCAG GCCCGATGGAGGGGACAAATGTTGACGACTCTAACGAAGGGGTTATACATGTAGCCGACAATGTTCACAAGATTTACCCAAGTAGTCCAG GAGTCCATATTACTCCCTCGGAATGGATGATACTTGAACAGACCGATTGTGAAAGGACATATGTTCATCAACCTTCCCATCTGATTACGG ACAACCACCCAATCTCATTCCTATATACTGTAGATTCGTTGCCAGATCTCAGTAATCTGACAAAAGAACTAGCTAGCATGCAACGTGATAACGAGGAAAAGAGGCCGCAGAATGTTCCACGCCATCCTCTCAGTGATATCACTAATGCTTATCAACCATCCTCTATGGACCTTGACGAAAAAAGAGAGCTGATAAAAGCTCGGAGGCGAGCTGCTTatcaaaagaaaaaagaagagcCTATCGTCAAGCAACAAGATGAAAATCTGTCTGCCCTTACGATATCAG ATGTGCAAAATGTTACCCTGTCCCCTCTCGGTGATATCGCTAATGGGTGTCAACCTACCTCGGTGGACCTTGACGAGAAAAAAGAGCAAATAAATGCTCGGAGGCGAGCTGCTTAtcgaaagaagaaagaggaggcTACCTTCAAGCAACAAGATGGAAATTTGTCTTCCCTTACGATATCAG ATATGCAAAATGTACCCCTGTTACCTCTCGGTGATATCACTAATGGGTGTCAACCAACCTCGGTGGACCTTGACGAGAAAAAAGAGCAAATAAAGGCTCGGAGGCGAGCTGCTTATCGAAAGAAAAAAGAGGAGGCAGCCAGCAAGCAACAAGATGAAAATCTGGCTGCCCTTACGAAATCAG ATATCCAAAATGTTCCCCTGTTACCTCTCGGTGATATCACTAATGGGTGTCAACCAACCTCGGTGGACCTTGATGAGAAAAAAGAGCAAATAAAGGCTCGGAGGCGAGCTGCTTATCGAAAGAAAAAAGAGGAGGCAGCCACCAAGCAACAAGATGAAAATCTGCCTGCCCTTACGAAATCAG CCAACCCAACAACGTCTAGCTATACATCATGGTCATATGATGATGCCCCATTGCCTCCTTCAACTGCATCTGGTGTCATTCATGATAAAAAACAAGCTAGGCGTCAAAATGATAAAGAACGCAAGCGTAACTTAAGGTTAAGGGACGGGCAAAGGGAGCAGGAAAATGCGCAGAGGCGAGCAGATTATCGGAAGAATGTGGATAACGGAACGATCGATCTTCAACAAAAAAATCAAAATCAAAGAGAATGGCGCATGCAACACCGAGAAAGCATGACTTCTGATGAGAAGGGCGAGTCGAGTGCTCAGAGAAAGGCAAAGTATGCTGCAAAGAAAAACACTCTGTGTGCTGAATCGATCGCAATGCCGCGTCCAGATCTAACTAGCACAATGTCTGACTCTCACGCAGCACCTGACTTTCGGTCCACATCTGTGTGTCTAGATGGGGGCCCTGCAATGAGTATGCCGACGTACCCTGTCGGTACCGACGGTAAGAATTGGGTACTGTCACTCTTCTACAAAAATTTTCAGTTGTACCGTCTCTTTCTTACCATCTCAATGAATAGGCATCATGCGGGAGGATCGTGCTCCTACCGTCAAGGCAGCCCCCACATACATTCGTAA